AGAAAGGTTAGAAgcgctttgagggcagagcgttggtgagctggatatGGCCGTGGACCAACAAAACGTTTGACAGAGTGGACGACAGCCCAGCTGGTTAACGGGGCACGAAACCTGAAGagtgtatatgataattgcttttgccaccctgttacaccctttgtcagacgctatgttgacctaggtgacACTAGGTTGACCTAGGtgactatagaagttaccacctttcacacccttttttctgagagtgtactccAAGCTGGACAGAGTCACACCGCATCTCACTCCCTCTCCCAGCCGGGGGAACCGTGCAGAAGCCAAACGTGGCAGGTTCGAACAGAGGAGGCGTAGATGGAATGTTTACTCACGTGACTTCCGGTGTTTCCCTGCTAGTCGAAACAACGACGAAGGAAAATCCATAACATGGCAGGCATGGCGCAACAGAAACACCAGTCAGCGGAAGCTGGCGCTGTCACGTGACCGCAACCCAACCAGATTTCGCAGCAGCTTCGACAGTGTTGCTGTGAGAGTGCTCCGAGCTGGAGGAAAGAGCTCCAAATGAACCAGTCGAATGCAGTGAGGGCGACTCTGTTTCGATATAGTCGAAGATGAAACGTTGCTCCAGAGCGCTCTATATAGAGCGATCGGAAGCAaccagtcgaagacaccataatacccctgtcacacgggatgATTCAGAGTCATTTTTGCGCAGTGCACCCCAAccagcgaatgtcactttcactgcttgcttgctacacggcttaagtaagCGTGTCACTTATGTAGTCATGGCAATTACGACAGATAAATAAACGGCGAATAAATAAACAGAGAATAAACGGCGGCAAAATTTTTAGGCGTGCACCACAGTACCTTCCTCAGAATGTTTGTCTTCGATTTAGAAACACCTCCTGCAAATTATTTTCcaacattaaacaaattggccATGTGCCGCAACAAAATGGCCGGATGGCCACAAAATGGCCATCGAatccaatgaccattgaaaatgcatgtaGCGCCACCGAACGTGTAATGCGTCCACTTCTCAAAGAACATTGGGTCCAATGTttcctgacaggttgacacattacacgctaggtggtgctacctgcattttcaatggtcattgatcTCAGTGGCccttgaagactgcccgtgtgacaagggtataagATACAGCTGCTAGAATCGTACAGGTTACATTGTGGTTTGAGGACACATTTTTGGCGCCGTCTTTTGTAATCATTGTCGTCTTCATTGTCACGCGTTCACTACATCGCATGGGAAGAGGAACCGCGAAAGACATACGGACGATGCCAATGATGGACCAAAGTGCTTCCGATCACATGACTGTACATAAGTCACTCTATCGAAGGGCGCAAAGCACTGAGGGTCGAAGTTTACGCCACATTGGTTGCGCCTAATGAACCTACAGTTGCTGAGCTTGAGGTAGCCACGCGAAATACAACGAAAAGTGTGTGCGCACGAAAATTTCGTGCCCATGTTCTGTTCCTGTACTTTACGACTTTGCGACGACAAGTCCTGAGGGCGCTATCTCGCTTGCGCTCTGACAAAAGTAGGAGACCGAGGCTTCCAACTTTGTCTTCCCGTGTCTTTGTCTATGTCTTGTGCTTTGCCTTGCGGTGTGACAAGGCGTTAGCGGTGTCGGGACACAAGCACGTTCAGCTAAAACGGTCTGTTAAACGTGTGTTAACTGTTCATCTGGCGTTAAAACAGAACTACAACGAAcaatagtcgtgttcaacttaagaagcaAAATTAGTGTAGTCTGTCACATCTCAAAATAtcactgcgccgcagatagggtGGGTTGGTGGCTGGCCGGACGATTGGGTCAAAGTCACGCTCGCTTCTCCGCGAGATCATGTAAttcatcatactcactctgcttccgcattggctgttaagactggccacatgacactacgctgtgtggtggcgctgcagtatttctccggAGTTCTGACACGCCATTGACTCATAAGCAACGgtgtatgtagttgacggaatcgacttcttttccttcttaagttgaacacgactatagtacAGCCATTTAATGGGAATGATCGTACGGCTTTGTGGCTTGTCAATTTCAAGCAGAAATCAGTGTACCATTTCAAGCGCGCACACACTGAACGGTCAAGATGTCCATTCACTTAAATTTGAGTGCAATTTACCAATGTGGTAGAAGTCTTATAGAAATGTCACTGCGCAGGATGAAGTGAGGGTGAGGATAATTCAACTTGAGATGCTAATTCAGCATAAATAGCCCGAGTCTCTATTTCGTTTAATCTGTCTTTCCAGGAGGAGGTGCCAGAGGTGAAAGACGAGTCTGGAGAAAACCTGTGTCTTATTGTGGCTATCTGCCTATTTGTTGCAACCACCACGACATTCTTAATTGCGATCTGGCTCATGAACGAATCCAGAGGAGGTCCACCAGATGGTGATACAGTACCACATCCTCCTCTATACACGGTTACTTTACCCAAAATCAGCCCCAGCCGAGATCGTTACGAAGTTGAACCTACAGATTATGATTATGATCCACACATTAGGACGGGGACAACGCCGATCTCGGTATCGAGAACTTGGCCATCGCCGCCAATCACTACCCCATCGCCGCCGACAACGCCGCGGCAGATAGCACCGACAACACAGACAACGCCGACAACGACACCGCAGACAACACAGACAACGCCGACAACGTCGACAACGACACCGCAGACAACGCCGACAACGATAACGCCGACAACGTCGACAACGACACCGCAGACAACGCCGACAATGCCGACAACGACACCGCAGACAACGCCGACAACACGGACAACGCCGACAACGATAACGCCGACAACGTCGACAACGACACCGCAGACAACGCCGACAACGCCACCGGAGACAACGCAGACAACGACACCGCAGACAACGCCGCCGAAGACAACTCCGACGACGACGCCAGCGACGCGGCCAACGACACCAACAACGCAGAGAACGCCAGCAACGCATTCAACAGATGCTACCACAGACGCTGACGGCAATATCATCTGCGGGACAGAAGACTGCAAATACATGCGCTGGCTGATTGACATGTCTGTAGACGCGAACAAAAATCCCTGCGACAATTTCTACACTTACGTTTGTAGCGGATCTTTTCATACATTTACCTATGATGACGACGGGGACTTCACTTTTACACAGATATACAAGAACATAACCGCCAGCGTACGGGAGGACATGAAAAAAGCTAGTGTACCCACAAGCGGACAGAGCGCATACCAGAAAGCAGTAGCGTTTTACAGACATTGCAAAGCTGCtgacaagaccaccacgctccTTGGGATCAGGACGTTTTTGATGCATCTCGGAATGGACATCACTAAGCCCATGGCATTCGACCCTCTGGACGTCTGGGTACGCTTCCTAGTGGGCATCGACATTCCTCTTATATATGGCATGTATCTACAGGATTTGTTCAATGGAACCATCTTTCTAACGTTCTATAAGCAGAGGACCTTTTTAAATAGACTTAAGAACGTAACTGACAACCGAGATGAGATCAAAACTATACTAACGGAAATCTTCTCGACCAATATTAATGCGAGCCTTGTTGAGAGTGTTGTAGATGCCGAAAAGAGGGTCATCGAGGAATATCGCGCAGCACCCGGGAACCTAAGCGTAACAGAAGCATACCAAAAGAATCGTACTAAATGGGGGGGAATCGTTTACTTGGAAACATTGCTGGGGAGAGAGAACGACTATGATCTCGGTAAACGACTAAGGGATTCAGTCTTAAATCACACAGAATCCGAAGTAGGGCGAGTACTACTATACGATGTGCCGGCCGATATCTATATCAGGGATATCCTGTGCTTCAACAACTTCTTCGGAAAACATAAGACGATCGCAGAAAGTGACC
This portion of the Ornithodoros turicata isolate Travis chromosome 3, ASM3712646v1, whole genome shotgun sequence genome encodes:
- the LOC135387546 gene encoding endothelin-converting enzyme 1-like encodes the protein MGERWMIQSAFDSNPAFPDSAGMLNEEASLIRTMNSSAYLQQEEVPEVKDESGENLCLIVAICLFVATTTTFLIAIWLMNESRGGPPDGDTVPHPPLYTVTLPKISPSRDRYEVEPTDYDYDPHIRTGTTPISVSRTWPSPPITTPSPPTTPRQIAPTTQTTPTTTPQTTQTTPTTSTTTPQTTPTTITPTTSTTTPQTTPTMPTTTPQTTPTTRTTPTTITPTTSTTTPQTTPTTPPETTQTTTPQTTPPKTTPTTTPATRPTTPTTQRTPATHSTDATTDADGNIICGTEDCKYMRWLIDMSVDANKNPCDNFYTYVCSGSFHTFTYDDDGDFTFTQIYKNITASVREDMKKASVPTSGQSAYQKAVAFYRHCKAADKTTTLLGIRTFLMHLGMDITKPMAFDPLDVWVRFLVGIDIPLIYGMYLQDLFNGTIFLTFYKQRTFLNRLKNVTDNRDEIKTILTEIFSTNINASLVESVVDAEKRVIEEYRAAPGNLSVTEAYQKNRTKWGGIVYLETLLGRENDYDLGKRLRDSVLNHTESEVGRVLLYDVPADIYIRDILCFNNFFGKHKTIAESDLRLYFTWRTVSYLHNITREFYGPDRKCFYYTRRLLRVASLSKLMHSVVNTARLDIVNAIVDACMAEVSQSFGSSALLTNQFERTSAQEKLSNMRKYIGFQPKFDTLEKTNEYYRTLPDLSGPFIMDYLRVQEYRNALRFRLFGTNRSEYVRELELKPLPMDDINAGNVRQINTIKVAPGAMLRPFITEGGPPEVNFGAFGRVITHEVMHGYDLIGRRYDQHVNRRNIFSSATMKNINAQIACYNASIEHVPTARRYSEYPNEYLADVMGTMSVFRAYQKAVQTSKVSLGRVKSLTREQIYFVSWCLLWCGKDYKPDRVAPDHPPLHERCNVPLMNDDNFSKAFSCKPNDPMNPPQKCPFW